Part of the Periophthalmus magnuspinnatus isolate fPerMag1 chromosome 23, fPerMag1.2.pri, whole genome shotgun sequence genome, ACACTGTGAGGACCCCTGTCAGGACCTCCTTGCACAGCTTTGTGGAATGTGACACACTTCTCTGGGGCCGGGGCCTTTGGAACAAACTTCCAGACAACCCCCCTCCCCCAGAACGGCCTTTAGAGCGCCCCCTGGGCCTTTAGAGCGCCCCCCCGTAGAGCGCCCCCTGGGGGAGGTCTgtgctcagacttttttgtGGTGTTGAATCTGGGACAGttcctttcttcttttttcagtGGGCGACGTCACGGATAGAAACTGGAGCAAAGGAAAAGAATGAGGAGCTGTACAAACCCGACTGCACTGGTAAATCCTCTGATGAAATGTTTCATGTAAAGTCTTTAACTCTTGCTCGTCTTGTAGGGATAATAGCAAAGGGGCGAGCGGCGCCCCTGCAGGAGCTCCGGAGCACTGCGGGTTCAGACTTTGAGTTGGCGGACGTCCTGTACTTCAGCCGCAGAGGAGCCGAGAGCATCGTGGACGATGAAGTGACCCGATGCTTCTCCGCTCAGGAGCTGGAGACCTGGAATCTCCTGACTCGAAGCAACTACAACTTCAGACACATCAGTGTGAGAGTGACGGCGCTGTGGGGACTCGGAGTCCTGCTCAGATACACCGTCATACTGCCCCTCAGGTCAGACACTCAGGTCAGATACTGAGGGTAAACCCTCAGGTCAGACACTCAGGTCATACACGCAGGTCATACACCATCAAATAGACCATCATGCTGCCCCTCAGGTCATACACTCAGGTCAGACACTCAGGTCAGACACTCAGGTTATTTTTGTCCGTTATTTCTGTGTAAAACACCAGTCTGACCAGAGGCGTCTCTGTTTGACTCAGACTCAGGTCACACTGAAGctcatcagacccaaagcctcaaactgaaactggaaaaataatgaaaatgaaaatatccACGACTGAAACGAGCTCAGTATTTAAGACGacatatatgatatatatatatatatatatatatatatatatatatatatatatatatatatatatatatatatatatatatatatatatgaccatatataataaaataagtgaaGTTCATCTGTGCCCACAGGGTGGCGCTGGCCGTCACTGGGATCATTCTGCTGATCGTCTTGACGACACTCGTGGGGTTTTTACCTAAAGGAAAGTGAGTGCGTTTTTCAGGTTTTAACattaatctaaataaatatataaatatataaatatatattatagtttTCAATTTGATCTTGTGTTTCTATTTctgtgggtgtgtttgtgtgtatgtgtatgtatgtgtgtgagagtgtgtttgcatgtgtgtatgggtgtgtggtgtgtgtgcgtgacaagactgtaaaacacattacaagtgtaaggcattttttaaatatatatatatatatatatatatatatatatatatatatatatatatgtgtgtgtgtgtgtgtgtgtttagattTCGTTCGAGACTCAGTGAGGACGTCCATTTGTTGTGTTATCGTATTTTTGTCCGAGCTCTGACGGCGATTATCACCTACAACAACCAGTGAGTCACATCCAACatcacatgtttatatatacagtttatttatatatatgtttatacacgTGTGTTTAtacatatgtttatatatatgtttatacatgTGTGTTTATCTATAcatatgtttatatatgtttatacatgTATCcgtgtttatatatacatatgtttATACATGTATCcgtgtttatatatacatatgtttatacatgtatttttacttgtaCGTTTGTTTCAGGGAGAATAAACCTCAGAATGGCGGGATCTGTGTGGCCAATCACACGACTCCGATTGACGTCATCATCCTGGCCAATGACGGTTGCTACTCATTGGTAAATGTGTTTCCCTCAGACTCTGGAGAATGACCTAagactgacctctgacctgaatgagaccctctgaccctctgacctgaATGAGATCCTCTGACCTCAGCGTGACCTTCTGACCTCAACGACACTCTATGCCCTCAACACGAccttttctctgtctgtctgaccctctgatcctctcctctgaccctctgaccccctgATCCTCTGCTCTGATCCTCCCCTCTGACTCTcttctctgaccctcccctcctcccctcccctcctctcctctgaccctctgctctgaccctcccctttgaccctcctctcctcccctctgaccctcccctccgacccttccctcctcccctctcctctgaccctcccctctaaccctctcctctgaccctctcctctgactctcttctctgaccctctgaccccctgATCctttcctctgaccctcccctctgaccctcccctctgactctctgaccctcccctctgaccctctcctctgactctctgaccctctgctctgaccctcccctctgaccctctgaccctcccctcctctcctctgactctctgaccctcccctctgaccctcccctctgaccctcccctctgaccctcccctctgaccctcccctctgaccctcccctctgacaCTCCcctctgacactctcctctgaccctcccctctgaccctctcctctgaccctcccctctgaccctctcctctgaccctcccctcccctcttctctgaccctcccctctgaccctcccctctgacactctcctctgaccctcccctcctcccctctgctcccctcctcccctctgctcctcccctcgtcccctctgaccctctgctcctcccctctgctcctcccctctgactctttgaccctcccctctgaccctctgctctgaccctcccctctgctcctcccctctgctcctcccctctgctcctcccctctgctcctctcctctgaccctcccctctgaccctcccctctgctcctcccctcctcccctctgctcctcccctctgaccctctcctctgaccctctcctctgaccctcccctctgaccctcctctctgaccctctcctctgctcctcccctctgaccctcctctctgaccctctcctctgctcctcccctctgctcctcccctctgctcctcccctctgaccctctcctctgctcctcccctcctcccctcctcccctctgctcctcccctctgctcctcccctctgctcctcccctctgctcctcctctctgaccctcccctcccctctgctcctcccctctgaccctctgctcctctcctctgaccctcccctcctcccctccttccctctgctcctcccctctgaccctcccctcctcccctctgctcctcccctcctcccctctgaccctctcctcccctcctcccctcaggTGGGGCAGGTGCACAGGGGGCTGATGGGAGTACTGCAGAGGGCGATGGTTAAAGCTTCGTCTCACATCTGGTTTGAAAGATCAGAAGCTAAAGACCGACATCTAGTGGCCAAAAGGTTCAACTGCAGACGAGAGAGTTTCTATAAAACGTgttgatttaatttttatttaattttagtgATTTGATCTTTTGTGTTTAGACTTGGAGACCACGTGGCAGACAAAAACAAGCTGCCTATTCTCATATTTCCAGAAGGTTTGTACATTCTACGCTCTGTAAATCTTATATATTGTAATATAATTTtatcatatataaataaaagcgtttcctctgttttgttttgagggACGTGTGTGAATAACACGTCAGTGATGATGTTCAAAAAGGGAAGTTTTGAGGTCGACTGCACCATTTACCCAGTGGCCATCAAGGTTCAGTATGTGTGCAAGGGGCTGTGTGCAAGgggctgtgtgtatgtgtgtgcaagAGGCTGTGTGCAAGGGGCTGTGTGCAAGGGGCTGTGTGCAAGGGGCTGTGTGCAAGGGGCTGTGTGTATGTGCGGGCAAGAGGCTGTGTGCAAGgggctgtgtgtatgtgtgtgcaagAGGTTGTGTGCAAGgggctgtgtgtatgtgtgtgcaagAGGTTGTGTGCAAGgggctgtgtgtatgtgtgtgcaagAGGCTGTGTGCAAGgggctgtgtgtatgtgtgtgcaagGGGCTGTGTGCAAGGggctgtatgtatgtgtgtgcaaaGGGCTGTGTGCAAGGGGCTGTGTGCAAGgggctgtgtgtatgtgtgtgcaaaGGGCTGTGTGCAAGAGGCTGTGTGCAAGGGGCTGTGTGTATGAGTACAAGGCGTTGTGTGTATAGGTGTGTAAGGGTCTGTGTATTTATGTGCAAAgggctgtgtgtatatgtatgtgtatggggctgtgtttatgtgtgtggggCTGTGTTTCTTATGTATCTGAGGcagtgtttatatgtgtgtatgggGCTGTCTTGCTTatgtgtgtgggtctgtggtTCTTATGTGCGTGGGTCTGTGTTGCTCATGTGCGTGGGTCTGTGGTTCTTATGTGTATGAGTCTGTGTTGCTCATGTGCGTGGGTCTGTGTTGCTCATGTGCATGGGTCTGTGTTGCTCATGTGCGTGGGTCTGTGATTCTTATGTGCATGAGTCTGTGGTTGCTCGTGTGCGTGGGTCTGTGTTGCTCATGTTCGTGGGTCTGTGGTTCTTATGTGCGTGGGTCTGTGTTTCTTatgtgtgtgggtctgtgttGCTCATGTGCGTGGGTCTGTAGTGTTCATGTGCGTGGGTCTGTAGTGCTCATGTGCGTGGGTCTGTGTTGCTCATGTGCATGGGTCTGTGTTGCTCATGTGCGCGGGTCTGTGTTGCTCATGTGCGAGGGTCTGTGGTTCTTatgtgtgtgggtctgtggtTCTTATGTGCCTGGGTCTGTGGTTCTTATGTGCGTGGGTCTGTGTTGCTCATGTGCGTGGGTCTGTGGTTCTTATGTGCGTGGGTCTGTGGTTCTTATGAGCGTGGGTCTGTAGTGCTCATGTGCGTGGGTCAGTGGTTCTTATGTGCCTGGGTCTGTGGTTCTTATGTGCCTGGGTCTGTGGTTCTTATGTGCGTGAGTCTGTGTTGCTCATGTGCCTGGGTCTGTGTTGCTCATGTTCCTGGGTCTGTGGTTCTTATGTGCCTGGGTCTGTGGTTCTTATGTGCGTGGGTCTGTGGTTCTTATGTGCGTGGGTCTGTGGTTCTTATGTGCCTGGGTCTGTGGTTCTTATGTGCCTGGGTCTGTGGTTCTTATGTGCGTGGGTCTGTGTTGCTCATGTGCGTGGGTCTGTGGTTCTTATGTGCCTGGGTCTGTGGTTCTTATGTGCCTGGGTCTGTGGTTCTTATGTGCCTGGGTCTGTGGTTCTTATGTGCGTGGGTCTGTGTTGCTCATGTGCGTGGGTCTGTGGTTCTTATGTGCCTGGGTGTGTGGTTCTTATGTGCGTGAGTCTGTGTTGCTCATGTGCTTGGGTCTGTGTTGCTCATGTTCCTGGGTCTGTGGTTCTTATGTGCCTGGGTCTGTGGTTCTTATGTGCCTGGGTCTGTGTTTCTTATGTGCGTGGGTCTGTGTTGCTCATGTGCGTGGGTCTGTGGTTCTTATGTGCGTGGGTCNNNNNNNNNNNNNNNNNNNNNNNNNNNNNNNNNNNNNNNNNNNNNNNNNNNNNNNNNNNNNNNNNNNNNNNNNNNNNNNNNNNNNNNNNNNNNNNNNNNNACCTGAAACtcaggctcatttaaacctgaaactcaggctcatttaaacctgaaactcaGGCTCATTATTAAACACTGAAACtcaggctcatttaaacctgaaattcaggctcatttaaacctgaaactcaggctcatttaaacctgaaactcgggctcatttaaacctgaaactcgggctcatttaaacctgaaactcgggctcatttaaacatgaaactcgggctcatttaaacctgaaactcgggctcatttaaacctgaaactcgggctcatttaaacctgaaactcgggctcatttaaacctgaaactcgggctcatttaaacatgaaactcgggctcatttaaacctgaaactcgggctcatttaaacatgaaactcgggctcatttaaacctgaaactcgggctcatttaaacctgaaactcaaactcatttaaacctgaaactcaaactcatttaaacacgaaactcaggct contains:
- the gpat4 gene encoding glycerol-3-phosphate acyltransferase 4 translates to MTWFSSDSSLCTCVCVTLALWWTHLVLFVIVPAVLGVSFGIRSFYMRTLLKVFKWATSRIETGAKEKNEELYKPDCTGIIAKGRAAPLQELRSTAGSDFELADVLYFSRRGAESIVDDEVTRCFSAQELETWNLLTRSNYNFRHISVRVTALWGLGVLLRYTVILPLRVALAVTGIILLIVLTTLVGFLPKGKFRSRLSEDVHLLCYRIFVRALTAIITYNNQENKPQNGGICVANHTTPIDVIILANDGCYSLVGQVHRGLMGVLQRAMVKASSHIWFERSEAKDRHLVAKRLGDHVADKNKLPILIFPEGTCVNNTSVMMFKKGSFEVDCTIYPVAIKESSLDQPSNQGFLLRLPSIQVSECPPPCWTLG